Proteins found in one Microbacterium sp. LWS13-1.2 genomic segment:
- a CDS encoding ABC transporter permease, with translation MIATSPRRQRWWHRARPLRAVGPLALLVVWQFASMTALIPTTVLPPPLEVLTAGLELLSTGELQAHLLVSLQRIGVALILGVSVGLALAILAGLWKVGDALIDPIMQMMRTVPVLALVPLFILWFGIGEPSKVLMIALAVVFPVYLNTYAGIRGVDRKLFEVGVIVRLSPIARIRHIVLPGALPGFLTGLRMSLGVAWLVLVISEQVNASEGVGYLMNNARLYLRTDVIVLGILIYALAGYLSDLIVRMIEKRALSWRQGLETT, from the coding sequence GTGATCGCTACATCGCCGAGAAGACAGCGGTGGTGGCATCGCGCGCGACCACTGCGGGCCGTCGGTCCGCTCGCGCTGCTCGTCGTCTGGCAGTTCGCGTCCATGACGGCTCTCATCCCCACGACGGTGCTTCCGCCACCGCTCGAGGTCCTCACCGCCGGGCTGGAGTTGCTCTCCACAGGTGAGCTTCAGGCCCACCTCTTGGTATCTCTCCAGCGCATCGGTGTCGCTCTCATCCTGGGGGTTTCGGTAGGCCTGGCCCTCGCCATCCTCGCCGGACTGTGGAAGGTCGGAGACGCCCTCATCGACCCGATCATGCAGATGATGCGGACGGTGCCCGTCCTCGCGCTCGTCCCGCTCTTCATCCTGTGGTTCGGGATCGGTGAGCCGTCGAAGGTGCTGATGATCGCACTGGCCGTGGTGTTCCCGGTCTACCTCAATACCTACGCCGGCATCCGGGGCGTGGATCGGAAGCTCTTCGAAGTCGGTGTCATAGTCCGCCTCTCGCCGATCGCCCGCATCCGGCACATCGTTCTGCCTGGCGCGTTGCCCGGCTTCCTCACGGGCCTGCGGATGTCGCTGGGTGTCGCCTGGCTCGTGCTCGTCATCAGCGAGCAAGTCAACGCGTCGGAAGGTGTCGGCTACCTCATGAACAACGCGCGGCTGTATCTGCGCACCGACGTGATCGTCCTCGGCATTCTCATCTATGCGCTTGCGGGGTACCTGTCCGACCTCATCGTCCGAATGATAGAGAAGCGTGCGCTCTCCTGGCGCCAGGGTTTGGAGACGACATGA
- a CDS encoding ABC transporter substrate-binding protein: MPIDRLFRLPALAVMTMGALVLSACAGQPAPADEGGVTARIVTVGTPGSNVGFLFDDIPDAVEAVGGSAEDAGYFPNTEPALEALNGGAADFATIVTSGAVTGLTGSGDYLLLGVSKRDPGQLSSIVVPVDSDIQSVEDLAGRSVAVTKGAAGEYIVDQAVTNHDMAADAVEKVYLGPGDAAGAFTQGSIDAWAAFYTFIPAALSNMGARILITGDDELKGKLDYAVLVVRRDFAEANPEVTAAVLRGYTAGAEKVLESPDEFFAIQKSANDFSEEQLDYLLETLPVYEPYDEETRASLQETIDSWHAIGTLTKAFDVADIVFDVPAANP, encoded by the coding sequence GTGCCTATCGACCGCCTGTTCCGTCTTCCCGCCCTAGCCGTCATGACCATGGGGGCCCTCGTCCTGAGCGCCTGTGCGGGGCAGCCGGCTCCCGCCGATGAGGGGGGTGTCACTGCACGGATCGTGACGGTCGGCACCCCCGGCTCCAATGTCGGCTTCCTCTTCGATGACATACCGGACGCGGTCGAGGCCGTCGGCGGTTCCGCCGAGGACGCGGGGTACTTCCCAAACACCGAGCCTGCGCTCGAGGCGCTCAACGGCGGGGCGGCGGACTTCGCGACGATCGTCACGTCCGGTGCCGTGACGGGTCTCACCGGGTCCGGCGACTACCTGCTCCTCGGCGTCAGCAAGCGTGACCCGGGACAGTTGTCGTCGATCGTGGTCCCGGTCGACAGCGACATCCAAAGCGTCGAGGACCTCGCCGGCCGGTCCGTAGCCGTGACCAAGGGTGCGGCCGGCGAGTACATCGTCGATCAGGCCGTCACCAACCACGACATGGCGGCGGATGCCGTCGAGAAGGTCTACCTCGGGCCGGGCGATGCTGCGGGTGCCTTCACTCAGGGGTCGATCGACGCGTGGGCGGCCTTCTACACGTTCATCCCGGCCGCCCTCAGCAATATGGGGGCACGTATTCTGATCACCGGCGACGACGAACTAAAGGGGAAGCTCGACTACGCCGTGCTGGTCGTGCGGCGAGATTTCGCCGAGGCGAACCCCGAGGTCACTGCCGCGGTCCTCAGGGGATACACCGCGGGTGCGGAGAAGGTCCTGGAGAGCCCTGATGAGTTCTTCGCGATCCAGAAGTCCGCGAACGACTTCAGCGAGGAACAGCTCGACTACCTTCTCGAGACGTTGCCCGTATATGAGCCATACGATGAAGAGACTCGCGCGTCGCTGCAAGAAACCATCGACTCCTGGCATGCGATCGGCACCCTCACCAAGGCATTCGACGTCGCCGACATCGTCTTCGATGTCCCGGCCGCGAACCCGTGA
- a CDS encoding amidohydrolase family protein: MSEAGEAGLALARMCDAAEVVMASSAVSTVDLLAVRHSSTLVCCHFTFALSSEPVGRTTFGCPPFADRTTLRADEGDDMTEPARDASREKELPTRVLLGGRVLTMDDRRPEARAIAWRGDRIVAVGSDRDVLGFTGTSPRDATDLGGRVVMPGLTDAHAHLDRFDLGADQPSFADCTSREEVLAVIADAVTSRAEGEWIVTRPIGRPPTYDEARLGDGSLVPTLSDLDRVAPRNPVYVRPIWGHWNLAADLVSVANSAALRAAGVDPDRLVSPSPLVDLVRDTRGDFTGVFVERTRNPIVENTLLAAAPGFDRDQRAAAVAAGWSAYASYGTTAYFEGHGVADEVLDAHASARGEALRGALIWSPDWTADAMDDVGSLVSDRRAELLGAHSRLDLQGVFVELGEDDPGTRTRPLSQTGWAGFSAGARLSPTAARRLLRAAAAAGTRVAGIDIRLLPLIEEIDREIPVAPLRWVLGHIPVLSAAQIDVIARLGLVITTIAPYFIHRMGDELLESEENAGSILPLPALQEAGVPFAFGSDNVPITLWESVWSVTERRSASGRVVDAQNALTRAEALRAATTGGAYLTGEECARGVLREGMAADVIVLEDDPLTCPPGALRRMRSRATFVAGEAVYGSMEKIA, from the coding sequence ATGTCTGAGGCCGGCGAGGCTGGGTTGGCGCTGGCACGCATGTGCGACGCGGCGGAGGTGGTCATGGCATCCAGCGCGGTGTCGACCGTCGATCTGCTTGCTGTACGCCACAGCTCGACATTAGTCTGCTGTCACTTCACGTTTGCGTTGTCGTCGGAGCCTGTCGGGCGTACGACCTTCGGCTGCCCGCCGTTCGCTGATCGAACGACGCTGCGTGCCGACGAAGGAGACGACATGACTGAACCCGCGCGCGACGCTAGCCGCGAGAAGGAATTGCCGACGCGCGTGCTGCTCGGCGGACGAGTGCTGACGATGGACGATCGGCGGCCCGAGGCGCGCGCGATCGCGTGGCGCGGCGACCGGATCGTCGCGGTCGGCAGCGACCGCGACGTCCTGGGTTTCACCGGTACTTCCCCACGCGACGCCACGGACCTCGGGGGCCGCGTCGTGATGCCCGGACTCACCGACGCGCACGCGCACCTTGATCGCTTCGATCTCGGTGCCGATCAGCCCAGCTTTGCGGACTGCACCTCGCGCGAGGAGGTGCTGGCGGTGATCGCGGACGCCGTCACGTCCCGCGCTGAAGGCGAGTGGATCGTCACCCGTCCGATCGGGCGCCCGCCGACGTACGACGAGGCGCGGCTCGGGGATGGCTCTCTCGTGCCCACCCTGAGTGACCTCGACCGTGTCGCTCCGCGCAATCCCGTCTACGTGCGGCCCATCTGGGGCCATTGGAACCTGGCGGCCGATCTCGTCTCGGTGGCAAATTCAGCGGCCCTGCGCGCAGCGGGCGTTGACCCCGATCGCCTCGTTTCACCGAGTCCGCTCGTTGACCTGGTCCGGGACACGCGCGGCGATTTCACGGGAGTTTTCGTCGAGCGGACGCGGAATCCAATCGTCGAGAACACCCTTCTCGCCGCGGCTCCGGGGTTCGACCGCGACCAACGAGCGGCGGCGGTGGCCGCGGGATGGTCCGCGTATGCCTCGTACGGAACGACCGCGTACTTCGAGGGGCACGGTGTTGCCGACGAAGTGCTCGATGCGCATGCGAGCGCACGCGGCGAGGCGTTGCGAGGGGCGCTGATCTGGAGCCCCGACTGGACGGCGGATGCCATGGACGACGTCGGCAGCCTCGTATCCGACCGGCGGGCGGAACTTCTCGGCGCGCACTCCCGTCTCGATCTGCAGGGGGTATTCGTCGAACTGGGAGAGGATGATCCTGGCACGCGGACCCGACCGCTCAGTCAGACGGGGTGGGCTGGATTCAGCGCCGGCGCGCGGCTGTCGCCGACGGCGGCTCGACGCCTGCTGCGTGCGGCCGCCGCGGCGGGCACACGGGTCGCGGGCATCGACATCCGCCTCCTGCCGCTGATCGAGGAGATCGACCGCGAGATCCCCGTCGCGCCCCTGCGATGGGTACTTGGGCACATTCCCGTTCTGTCTGCGGCGCAGATCGACGTCATCGCGCGTCTGGGGCTGGTGATCACCACGATCGCTCCCTACTTCATACACCGGATGGGTGATGAGCTGCTGGAGTCCGAGGAGAACGCGGGCAGCATTCTGCCCCTGCCCGCCCTGCAGGAGGCAGGGGTGCCGTTCGCTTTCGGCAGCGACAACGTCCCGATCACGCTGTGGGAGTCCGTCTGGTCGGTCACGGAACGCCGAAGCGCCTCCGGACGCGTGGTCGATGCGCAGAATGCGTTGACGCGTGCGGAGGCGCTTCGCGCGGCGACCACCGGCGGCGCGTACCTCACCGGAGAGGAGTGCGCGCGGGGCGTGCTCCGTGAGGGCATGGCCGCCGATGTGATCGTGCTCGAAGATGATCCCCTCACTTGCCCGCCTGGGGCGCTCCGCCGTATGCGCTCGCGGGCGACGTTCGTCGCCGGCGAGGCTGTGTACGGCTCAATGGAGAAGATCGCGTGA
- a CDS encoding acyl-CoA dehydrogenase family protein has protein sequence MVDAGIRPEISAIIDRIDAIRPRLIASGQGGDQARRIDEEVFAAVVATGAFTVSVPERFGGLAANTREANAVARAIGRGDGSLGWVDGILDSGAWVVSLMDDRAQADVWGGEGGVDALISIVLATTSEAVLVDGGYRVTGRWAYGTGSMHATWSLLGIPLKNEAGDIVDAGLALIPTAELSYEDNWFVAGMKSTASVTQVAQDVFVPAHRVFPLTAAVEGGYLGSNSEATYQTVFVPSLFMKLVGPHLGMGRAALDFVISKAEGKAIAYTGYEKQADSAIFQTVIAKASVNLSAAESVAQQVADEIYAATVDGTYAPYATRIEMRAKAAWVVETVTNVINELVTAHGSSGFAEVSPLQRIWRDQATAARHGHTLAASGYEAYGKILLGREDDARFVLPIV, from the coding sequence ATGGTTGATGCTGGTATCCGGCCGGAGATCTCGGCGATCATTGACCGTATCGATGCGATTCGTCCGCGTTTGATCGCGAGTGGTCAGGGCGGTGATCAGGCGCGACGCATCGACGAGGAGGTGTTCGCGGCGGTTGTCGCTACTGGTGCGTTCACTGTGTCTGTACCTGAGAGGTTTGGTGGTCTTGCTGCCAACACGCGGGAGGCGAACGCTGTTGCACGCGCGATCGGCCGGGGCGATGGAAGCCTGGGTTGGGTGGATGGGATCCTGGACTCGGGAGCCTGGGTTGTGAGTTTGATGGACGACCGGGCTCAGGCTGATGTCTGGGGTGGCGAGGGTGGTGTGGATGCGCTCATCTCGATCGTGCTGGCGACGACTTCCGAGGCGGTGTTGGTCGACGGCGGCTACCGTGTGACGGGTAGGTGGGCGTACGGCACCGGCAGCATGCATGCAACGTGGTCCTTGCTGGGTATCCCGCTCAAGAATGAGGCCGGGGACATCGTGGATGCGGGCTTGGCGCTGATTCCCACTGCCGAGCTGAGCTATGAGGACAACTGGTTTGTCGCCGGGATGAAGTCCACGGCGAGCGTCACACAGGTCGCGCAGGACGTCTTCGTGCCCGCGCACCGGGTCTTTCCCCTGACGGCGGCTGTCGAGGGAGGCTACCTCGGTAGCAACTCCGAGGCCACGTACCAGACCGTTTTCGTTCCCTCGCTGTTTATGAAGCTGGTCGGTCCCCACCTGGGCATGGGGCGGGCGGCACTCGATTTCGTCATCTCGAAGGCGGAGGGCAAGGCGATCGCCTACACCGGCTACGAGAAGCAGGCCGACTCGGCGATCTTTCAGACCGTCATCGCGAAGGCCAGCGTGAATCTGAGCGCTGCGGAGTCGGTCGCGCAGCAAGTCGCCGACGAGATCTACGCCGCAACCGTGGACGGCACCTACGCGCCCTATGCGACGCGCATCGAGATGCGTGCCAAGGCAGCGTGGGTGGTGGAGACGGTCACCAATGTGATCAATGAACTCGTGACGGCTCACGGCTCGAGCGGGTTCGCAGAGGTCTCGCCGTTGCAGCGGATCTGGCGTGATCAGGCCACCGCTGCCCGGCACGGGCACACCCTCGCGGCCAGCGGATACGAGGCGTACGGGAAGATCCTCCTGGGACGCGAGGACGACGCACGATTCGTGCTGCCCATCGTATGA
- a CDS encoding aldehyde dehydrogenase family protein, whose translation MTTIRSIDPSTGVQLAAFEEDSEEFVESRLAAAAAAIPQLAELGWDGRAGLMRAAADLIESEIDELAAVITAEMGKPIAQSRAEVSKSAYGMRFYADNAEKFLAGRELDNPEAVSASAARTRFEPLGVVLAVMPWNYPIWQVVRFAAPALMAGNAGVLKHASNVPQSAVYIGELFTRAGFPHGAFSTLLIGSRRVEAVIRDPRIAAVTLTGSEGAGRAVGATAGDVLKKAVLELGGSDPFIVMPSAELDAAVATAVTARTSNNGQACINAKRFIVHEDVYDDFARLFAERMAALVIGNPADPATQIGPLATESGREDVEVLVEDAREKGATILTGGRRGDREDGWFYEPTVIADITTDMRLYEEEAFGPVASLYKVSSLEHALTVANDSPFGLGSAFWSNDAEEIARAEREIEAGAVFVNGMTISYAELPFGGIKRSGFGRELSMEGIREFCNIKTVWVA comes from the coding sequence ATGACCACCATTCGCAGCATCGACCCGTCGACAGGTGTACAACTCGCCGCCTTCGAAGAGGACTCGGAAGAGTTCGTGGAGAGCCGTCTTGCGGCGGCTGCGGCAGCGATACCCCAGCTGGCCGAGCTAGGGTGGGACGGTCGCGCAGGGCTCATGCGCGCCGCCGCAGACCTCATCGAGTCTGAGATCGACGAACTGGCCGCCGTCATCACGGCAGAGATGGGCAAGCCCATCGCCCAGTCCCGCGCCGAAGTCAGCAAGTCGGCGTACGGGATGAGGTTCTACGCCGACAACGCGGAGAAGTTCCTCGCCGGCCGTGAACTCGACAACCCCGAGGCGGTGTCGGCATCAGCGGCACGCACTCGCTTCGAACCGCTTGGCGTGGTGCTCGCCGTGATGCCCTGGAACTATCCGATCTGGCAAGTGGTGCGCTTCGCCGCCCCGGCGCTCATGGCGGGAAACGCCGGAGTGCTCAAGCACGCTTCCAATGTGCCGCAGTCGGCCGTCTATATCGGTGAGCTCTTCACTCGGGCTGGCTTCCCGCACGGCGCATTCTCGACGCTCTTGATCGGTTCGCGCCGTGTCGAAGCGGTCATCCGCGACCCTCGGATCGCGGCGGTGACATTGACCGGCTCTGAAGGTGCCGGGCGGGCTGTGGGAGCGACCGCGGGCGACGTGCTGAAGAAGGCGGTGCTCGAACTGGGTGGCTCCGACCCCTTCATCGTGATGCCGTCTGCGGAGCTGGATGCCGCGGTGGCGACCGCGGTCACCGCACGCACGAGCAACAACGGGCAGGCCTGCATCAACGCGAAGAGGTTCATCGTGCACGAGGACGTCTATGACGATTTCGCGCGACTGTTTGCGGAGCGGATGGCAGCGCTCGTGATCGGCAACCCGGCCGACCCCGCGACGCAAATCGGGCCGCTCGCCACCGAATCGGGTCGCGAGGACGTCGAGGTGCTCGTCGAAGACGCTCGGGAGAAGGGCGCGACCATCCTCACCGGTGGACGTCGGGGAGATCGTGAGGACGGGTGGTTCTACGAGCCGACGGTGATCGCCGACATCACCACTGACATGAGGTTGTACGAGGAGGAGGCTTTCGGCCCGGTTGCTTCGCTGTACAAGGTGTCCTCTCTCGAGCATGCGCTCACCGTCGCGAACGACAGCCCGTTCGGCCTCGGCTCCGCGTTCTGGAGCAACGACGCGGAGGAGATCGCTCGCGCCGAGCGCGAGATTGAGGCCGGCGCGGTGTTCGTGAACGGCATGACCATCTCCTACGCGGAACTCCCGTTTGGCGGAATCAAACGTTCGGGCTTCGGGCGCGAGCTCTCGATGGAGGGGATCCGAGAGTTCTGCAACATCAAGACCGTCTGGGTCGCGTGA
- a CDS encoding 2-oxo acid dehydrogenase subunit E2 yields MAEVIRMPEVLAGATEAAIQTWLVAEGARVAVDQGLAEIETDKAIVELTAEATGTIGRLLVAEGANVSVGEPILVLLGEGESADAVGPALASAGVQTTGDATAAPSTPVAASTAVTPEPTSAASLSAGATEVSAPAVDVDGGRRLFASPLVRRLAADAGVALVDISGTGPQGRIVRRDLERHLASHDLARAAEESASPTPNAPAAALAPTPPAAVIQSAHFEDVPLDRMRKAIARRLTESKSTVPHFYLVADCRVDALLELRRTVNETASRKISVNDFVLKAVAGALVDLPVANAVWNGDSIRRFSSVDISVAVATEGGLTTPVLRGVERLSLGEISATVSEMAGRAREGKLKQHELEGGSFSVSNLGMYGTTQFSAILNPPQSGILAVGAARATPVVGDDGELSVGQVMTVTLSADHRVLDGAVAAQWLAAFQRRIENPLTILI; encoded by the coding sequence ATGGCCGAAGTCATTCGTATGCCGGAGGTACTCGCGGGAGCCACCGAGGCTGCCATCCAGACCTGGCTCGTCGCCGAGGGCGCGAGGGTGGCGGTGGACCAGGGGCTTGCGGAGATCGAGACTGACAAAGCGATCGTCGAGCTCACTGCCGAAGCCACCGGCACGATCGGCCGACTGCTGGTCGCCGAAGGCGCAAACGTGTCGGTCGGCGAACCAATCCTCGTGCTTCTCGGTGAGGGTGAGAGTGCGGATGCTGTCGGACCGGCGCTCGCGTCCGCCGGGGTGCAGACAACTGGCGACGCGACGGCCGCTCCTTCGACACCCGTCGCAGCCTCGACCGCGGTCACACCCGAGCCGACGAGCGCAGCCTCCCTGTCTGCAGGGGCCACGGAGGTCAGTGCGCCGGCGGTCGATGTCGACGGCGGGCGCCGGCTATTCGCGAGCCCGCTGGTGCGCCGTCTCGCGGCCGATGCCGGGGTTGCTTTGGTCGACATCTCAGGGACCGGGCCGCAGGGGCGCATCGTTCGCCGTGATCTGGAGCGTCATCTCGCAAGTCACGACCTCGCCCGCGCAGCGGAGGAGAGCGCCTCACCGACGCCGAATGCGCCCGCCGCAGCTTTGGCCCCAACTCCTCCCGCGGCAGTCATTCAGTCCGCCCACTTCGAGGACGTGCCGCTCGACCGCATGCGCAAAGCGATCGCCCGTCGGCTCACGGAGAGCAAGTCGACCGTCCCGCATTTCTACCTGGTGGCCGACTGTCGCGTCGACGCCCTCCTGGAGTTGCGTCGGACCGTGAACGAGACAGCCTCCCGCAAGATCTCGGTGAACGACTTCGTCCTGAAGGCGGTCGCCGGCGCGCTCGTGGATCTGCCGGTCGCCAACGCGGTCTGGAATGGGGACAGCATCCGGCGATTCTCCTCCGTCGACATCTCGGTCGCCGTTGCCACGGAAGGTGGGCTCACCACACCGGTGCTGCGCGGGGTCGAACGACTCTCGCTCGGCGAGATCAGTGCGACGGTGTCGGAGATGGCCGGTCGCGCTCGCGAGGGCAAGCTCAAGCAGCACGAGCTGGAGGGCGGGAGCTTCTCCGTCTCCAACCTCGGCATGTATGGCACCACGCAGTTCTCGGCGATCCTCAACCCGCCGCAGTCCGGCATCCTGGCCGTTGGGGCCGCCCGTGCGACGCCTGTGGTCGGAGATGACGGCGAGTTGTCCGTCGGACAGGTGATGACGGTCACGCTTTCGGCGGATCATCGCGTGCTCGACGGCGCGGTGGCGGCGCAGTGGCTCGCCGCGTTCCAGCGTCGCATCGAGAACCCGCTCACCATTCTCATCTGA
- a CDS encoding thiamine pyrophosphate-dependent enzyme, with protein MPKKKRLQTGVDWFELSTTKADWDAANPALLGTMLAQMHLIRAFEETVLELAGEGLVHGPAHSSIGQEGGAVGSIVGLRSTDGVNGSHRGHHQFLAKALTHVSGGVIDPNAPVDATIQEVLQRTLAEILGLAQGYCRGRGGSMHLQWFEAGALGTNAIVGGGAPMAAGNAWAQKHSGTTDLTINYLGDGAAQIGSVLESMNLAAAWKLPVSFFIENNLYAVSTRADEITADPRFSVRGQGFGIPSWRVDGMDPLAVYLATEEAAERMRSGQGPTVIEAEVYRFFHQNGPYPGSAFGYRTKAEEASWRARDPLGLVATRMQERGLIDDAQIAELRARVQRAMTEAVSELVEADPDNVGKRRIKPALWPETSFVNVGVRGDGSELNGLPLLDEVGETRALKYVDAVAQVMDRRMELDERIVVMGEDVHRLNGGTNGATKGLAKRYGDDRILGTPISENAFTGLAGGLALDGRFRPVVEFMYPDFMWVAADQVFNQIGKARHMFGGDNPVPLVLRTKVAMGSGYGSQHLMDPAGVFASSPGWRIVAASNATDYVGLMNAALALEDPVLVIEHVDLYGQADEVPTGDLDYIIPPGQAALVRTGSEVTVISYLSMVGHAKEAIEQTGVDADLIDLRWLDRASIDWDTIGASIRKTNAVLIVEQGAQGTSYGAWLADEVQRRYFDWLDQPVARVTGQEASPSISKVLERAAIARTEEVVAGLEAVRAGFGD; from the coding sequence ATGCCGAAGAAAAAGCGCCTGCAGACAGGTGTGGACTGGTTCGAACTGTCCACCACGAAGGCGGACTGGGATGCTGCCAACCCCGCCCTGCTCGGCACGATGCTTGCGCAGATGCATCTGATCCGCGCGTTCGAGGAGACCGTGCTCGAACTCGCCGGCGAGGGCCTGGTCCACGGCCCCGCCCATTCCAGCATCGGCCAGGAGGGTGGCGCCGTAGGCTCCATCGTCGGGCTCCGGTCCACTGACGGTGTCAACGGTTCTCACCGGGGCCATCATCAGTTTCTGGCCAAAGCTCTCACGCACGTCTCGGGCGGCGTCATAGACCCGAACGCTCCGGTGGACGCGACCATTCAGGAAGTGCTCCAGCGCACTCTGGCCGAGATCCTGGGGCTCGCCCAGGGTTATTGCCGCGGGCGCGGCGGATCGATGCACCTGCAGTGGTTTGAAGCCGGCGCGCTCGGGACCAACGCGATCGTCGGGGGCGGGGCCCCAATGGCCGCCGGCAATGCGTGGGCGCAGAAACACAGCGGCACCACCGACCTCACGATCAACTACCTCGGCGATGGCGCCGCGCAGATCGGTTCCGTTCTCGAATCGATGAACCTCGCTGCCGCCTGGAAGCTTCCGGTCTCGTTCTTCATTGAGAACAATCTCTACGCGGTCTCGACCCGGGCCGACGAGATCACCGCCGACCCCCGGTTCTCCGTACGAGGACAGGGCTTCGGAATCCCGTCCTGGCGCGTGGACGGCATGGACCCACTCGCCGTGTATCTCGCGACCGAGGAAGCGGCGGAGAGGATGCGGTCCGGCCAAGGGCCGACGGTCATCGAAGCAGAGGTCTACCGGTTCTTCCACCAGAACGGGCCCTACCCGGGCAGTGCTTTCGGTTATCGCACCAAGGCCGAGGAAGCGTCATGGCGTGCCCGTGACCCCCTCGGACTGGTTGCCACCCGAATGCAGGAACGGGGGCTCATCGATGACGCGCAGATCGCCGAGCTGCGTGCGCGTGTGCAACGAGCGATGACGGAGGCGGTGAGCGAACTGGTAGAAGCCGATCCGGACAATGTCGGCAAGCGCCGCATCAAGCCCGCACTGTGGCCCGAGACCAGCTTCGTCAACGTCGGCGTCCGCGGCGACGGCAGCGAACTGAATGGTCTTCCCCTTCTCGACGAGGTCGGCGAGACCCGCGCCCTCAAGTACGTCGATGCCGTCGCCCAGGTGATGGACCGCCGCATGGAGCTCGACGAGCGGATCGTCGTGATGGGGGAGGACGTGCACCGTCTCAACGGCGGTACCAACGGGGCCACGAAAGGGCTGGCCAAGCGTTACGGCGACGACCGGATCCTGGGCACCCCGATCAGCGAGAACGCCTTCACTGGGCTGGCCGGCGGGCTCGCGCTCGACGGCCGATTCCGTCCGGTGGTGGAGTTCATGTACCCCGACTTCATGTGGGTGGCCGCCGACCAGGTCTTCAACCAGATCGGCAAGGCGCGACACATGTTCGGCGGCGACAACCCCGTCCCGCTCGTCTTGCGCACAAAGGTCGCCATGGGCTCCGGGTACGGCTCGCAGCACCTCATGGATCCAGCCGGAGTCTTCGCGAGCAGCCCGGGCTGGCGCATCGTCGCTGCCTCCAACGCCACGGACTACGTGGGTCTGATGAACGCGGCCCTGGCGCTCGAGGATCCGGTGCTCGTGATCGAGCATGTGGATCTGTACGGTCAGGCCGACGAGGTGCCAACCGGCGACCTCGACTACATCATTCCGCCCGGCCAGGCGGCGCTGGTGCGCACCGGATCCGAGGTGACGGTCATTAGCTACTTGTCGATGGTCGGGCACGCCAAAGAAGCGATCGAGCAGACAGGAGTCGACGCGGATCTCATCGATCTGCGCTGGTTGGACCGAGCCTCCATCGACTGGGACACGATCGGCGCGAGCATCAGGAAGACCAACGCGGTCCTCATCGTCGAGCAGGGTGCCCAGGGCACGTCGTACGGTGCGTGGCTGGCTGACGAGGTCCAGCGTCGCTACTTCGACTGGCTCGACCAGCCGGTCGCGCGCGTCACCGGGCAGGAGGCCTCTCCCAGCATCTCCAAGGTCCTCGAGCGCGCGGCAATCGCTCGCACAGAAGAAGTGGTGGCCGGCCTCGAGGCCGTGCGCGCCGGATTCGGAGACTGA
- a CDS encoding VOC family protein, whose protein sequence is MSAQRGIPGIRGTDHIGFTVPNLEDAHSFLVGILGCEEVYRLGAKRSDGDDWMHTHLGVHPRTVVSEIRFYRLGNGANFEVFLYESADRQRTQPRNSDIGGYHVAFYVDDLDVAVQYLRDNDVEVMGDPTASKQSASGQRWVYFRSPWGLQFELVSFPEGKAYERDAPRLLWHPAYPER, encoded by the coding sequence ATGAGCGCTCAGCGAGGAATCCCGGGCATCCGTGGCACGGATCACATTGGATTCACCGTTCCGAACTTGGAGGACGCGCATTCCTTCCTCGTGGGCATCCTCGGGTGCGAGGAGGTCTACCGTCTGGGCGCGAAGCGCTCCGACGGGGACGATTGGATGCACACACATCTAGGCGTGCACCCCCGAACGGTCGTCAGCGAGATCCGCTTCTACCGGCTGGGAAACGGCGCCAACTTCGAAGTCTTCCTTTACGAATCCGCAGATCGGCAGCGCACCCAACCTCGCAACAGCGACATCGGCGGTTACCACGTCGCCTTCTACGTCGACGATCTGGATGTCGCGGTACAGTATCTGCGCGACAACGACGTCGAGGTCATGGGTGACCCGACGGCCAGCAAGCAGTCCGCCAGCGGGCAGCGGTGGGTCTATTTCCGAAGCCCTTGGGGCCTGCAGTTCGAACTCGTCAGCTTCCCCGAGGGGAAGGCGTACGAGAGGGATGCCCCGCGTCTTCTTTGGCACCCCGCATACCCGGAGCGATGA